The genomic interval TCTTAAAAGCTGAGATCTAGATTTTTTGCTGTAAAAACCTTTATGTAACATTATGGGAATGGTTCGTTTATGTAATTTCATTGTTTTCTTAATACATTTGATGAAATTATTTGACAGATTAAGCCAATATTCGAGAATCTCTTTAAAATCGTTATTCCTATCATTTTCGATTGAATGGTTAAGAAGACATAGGGATTTGGAATCGTTAATGAATAGAGTCCAAAGGTTTGGGATTTCTACTGAAGTAGGCTCTGTGTTATGGTTCATCTCTTTCATAAAATTTCCTCCACATATTTTGAAATTGAGACACTTATAAATAGTATTTTGACCATTGCTTGATTAATATGACATAAATAAGTGGTTTTTATGTAAGACAAGTACAATATTTTGTAGTTTAATCATAGAAAAATATTACGTCACTTCGGTATTTTTTGTTGCAAATACAATAAAAATATGTTAATTTGAAATTAGAGGTCTTTTGTTGTAAATACAATAAAAAAATGAGAGGAAGTGAAAAAATGAAAGAAATTCTCCGGGAGATTGGGATGATTGGTAGAGCATTGGATTCTATTAGTAACATTGAATTTAAAGAATTTAACCTTACTAAGGGACAGTATCTTTACCTTGTGAGAATATGTGAAAATCCAGGAATCATCCAAGAAAAATTAGCGGAAATGATAAAGGTAGATCGAACAACAGCAGCACGTTCTATAAAAAAATTGGAGATGAATGGATTTATTGAAAAAAAAGAGGATCAAAAGAACAAAAAAATAAAAAAACTCTTTCCAACGGAGAAAGGTGAACAAGTTTACCCCTTTATTAAAAGAGAAAATGATTATTCAAATGAGATTGCATTAGCTGGTTTCTCCGAGTCTGAGATAGAAGTTATTTATAACCTACTTTATAGGATTAGAAAAAATATAGAAAAAGACTGGGAGTTAGTGAAGAAGGGAAAGAAGAGAATTTATTAATCATGGGGAGTGAAAAATTCAATGACAATAACGATTAAAAAATGTACACTCGCAGATTTACATAAGCTTCAAGAAATAAGCATCGAAACATTTAACGAGACATTTAAACATGAGAATTCATTAGAAAATATGAAATTTTATCTTGAAAATGCATTTACCCTCAATCAATTAGAAAAGGAAATATCCAATATTTCTTCCCAATTTTATTTTGTCTTTTTTAATAACCAACATGCTGGGTATTTAAAGGTCAATATAAATGAAGCTCAGTCTGAAAAAATGGGGGAAGAATTCCTAGAAATAGAAAGAATTTATGTAAAGAGCAGATTTCAAAAACATGGGATTGGTCAATATTTGATAAATAAAGCGGTGGAAATTGCAAAGAAGGAAAAGAAAAGGATGATCTGGCTAGGGGTATGGGAAAAAAATGATAATGCGATAGGGTTTTATCAAAAAAATGGATTTGTTCAAAAGGGGACACATTCTTTTTTTATGGGGGATGAAGAACAATTAGATTATATAATGACAAAAACACTTCTATAATTGTTTAGCTACAGTCAATTAATATAGCAATAAATGATAATATAAAGCCTTATTCCATCCACAGAATAAGGCTTCAAGCCTTAAATATAGTGAATAAAGTTTAATCAACTACCCGCATCTACTATGGATAAAGCTAATGCATTGATTACATTCGCCAAATCAATTATATCTTCTTCCGTATTATCTCTCCCCATTGACATCCGAATAAACTCTTTTGCCTCTCCATCTGATAGTCCCAACGCCTTCATTGTTTTAGAAGGAGCCTGTTTCCCGACTTGACATGCACTCCCTGTAGAGATGGCGAAGCCCTGTCGATTGCATTCCAGCACCAGCCATTGGCCCTGTATTCCTTTAACGCGCAAGCCGATAATGCCTGGATATTGTTCCGAGCATTCAAAAATAACGATAGACTCCATATTTATCGTTTCTTTAAATAAGTTACGCAAATGAGTAAGCTTGCTGATATATTCTGTTAACTTGGAGCATGTTTTTTGAGCAGCGACTGTCATACTAGCAATGCCTGCTGTATTTACGGTGCCAGAACGAAAGCCATTTTCAT from Niallia sp. FSL W8-0635 carries:
- a CDS encoding GNAT family N-acetyltransferase, which translates into the protein MTITIKKCTLADLHKLQEISIETFNETFKHENSLENMKFYLENAFTLNQLEKEISNISSQFYFVFFNNQHAGYLKVNINEAQSEKMGEEFLEIERIYVKSRFQKHGIGQYLINKAVEIAKKEKKRMIWLGVWEKNDNAIGFYQKNGFVQKGTHSFFMGDEEQLDYIMTKTLL
- a CDS encoding MarR family winged helix-turn-helix transcriptional regulator encodes the protein MKEILREIGMIGRALDSISNIEFKEFNLTKGQYLYLVRICENPGIIQEKLAEMIKVDRTTAARSIKKLEMNGFIEKKEDQKNKKIKKLFPTEKGEQVYPFIKRENDYSNEIALAGFSESEIEVIYNLLYRIRKNIEKDWELVKKGKKRIY
- a CDS encoding DUF3231 family protein gives rise to the protein MKEMNHNTEPTSVEIPNLWTLFINDSKSLCLLNHSIENDRNNDFKEILEYWLNLSNNFIKCIKKTMKLHKRTIPIMLHKGFYSKKSRSQLLRKYDWLAQSSLAENEIKLAIKK